From a region of the Gemmatimonadota bacterium genome:
- a CDS encoding MlaD family protein encodes MTSRYVGREGYRARQFRVLLLVALALAIFGWAVYRVGTLFDVFTPRYELATQVPTAAGLREGAPVTVAGQQAGQVTGIHFIALEEVQDTNHIRIVMELSRDVADQVRVDSRAQIRAAGLLGDKFVDITPGTPTAAVVEDGGEIAAASSVDLDLVLDRAVAMLDSTQVFVNELGDVAGSLARGEGTLGQLLVDDALYDRFAAASGQLTSLLLTLTREDGTLGRLIHDPVIYERLSATLGRLDSLSARAEAGEGSLGRLLASDSLYLGLLESARAADSALGSLTAVLSRIQSGEGTLGRMAEDPRLYDELLKTITDLQTVIAAIRADPSSISPDVTVDLF; translated from the coding sequence ATGACCTCACGTTACGTAGGGCGGGAAGGTTACAGAGCACGCCAGTTCAGGGTGCTGCTGCTGGTGGCGCTAGCGCTTGCCATCTTCGGCTGGGCGGTCTACAGGGTGGGCACACTGTTCGACGTATTCACGCCCCGCTACGAGCTGGCCACGCAGGTGCCGACCGCGGCGGGCCTGCGCGAGGGCGCTCCGGTCACGGTCGCCGGACAACAGGCGGGCCAGGTCACCGGTATCCACTTCATCGCTCTGGAGGAAGTTCAGGACACCAACCACATCCGCATCGTCATGGAGCTATCGCGCGACGTGGCGGACCAGGTGCGCGTCGACTCACGGGCGCAAATCAGGGCCGCCGGCCTGCTCGGGGACAAGTTCGTCGACATCACGCCGGGCACGCCGACCGCAGCCGTGGTGGAGGACGGTGGCGAGATCGCGGCCGCGTCGTCGGTGGACCTGGACCTGGTGCTGGACCGGGCGGTGGCCATGCTGGACAGCACCCAGGTCTTCGTCAACGAGCTGGGTGATGTGGCGGGTAGCCTGGCGCGCGGCGAGGGAACCCTGGGGCAGCTGCTCGTCGACGACGCGCTGTACGATCGCTTCGCCGCCGCGTCGGGCCAGCTCACTTCCCTCCTCCTCACGCTCACGAGAGAGGACGGGACGCTCGGCCGCCTCATCCACGACCCGGTGATCTACGAACGCCTGTCGGCCACCCTGGGGCGGCTCGACAGCTTGAGCGCCAGGGCGGAAGCGGGCGAGGGGTCGCTCGGACGACTGCTCGCCAGCGACTCTCTCTACCTGGGCCTGCTGGAGAGCGCCCGCGCGGCGGACTCCGCGTTGGGGTCGCTGACCGCCGTGTTGAGCCGCATACAGTCCGGGGAAGGCACGCTCGGACGCATGGCCGAGGATCCCAGGTTGTACGACGAGCTGCTGAAAACCATCACCGACCTGCAGACGGTCATCGCCGCGATTCGCGCCGACCCGAGCAGCATAAGCCCCGACGTCACGGTCGACCTCTTCTGA
- a CDS encoding ATP-binding cassette domain-containing protein: MATRADHVQAIRDELERDPESGDGDAEEVIRLDDVHLTFDRPVLDGISLNARRGETLLVLGESGTGKSTILKLILRQLLPDRGRISVFGKEITDLSFEEALDLRRRIGMVFQHAALFDSMSVYENVAYPLRENTDLDEERIVETVRQRLDFVDLDPDQVMAQLPSALSGGMQRRVGIARAIATDPELVLYDEPVSGLDPLTVGTINKLIRKLQRELGVTSILVSHDIRAGFRVASRVNLLRDGRIAFRGSPEEMVAADDPYINAFLS, encoded by the coding sequence ATGGCCACACGAGCCGACCACGTTCAGGCGATCCGCGACGAGCTCGAGCGCGATCCCGAGTCCGGCGACGGCGACGCGGAGGAGGTGATCCGCCTCGATGACGTGCACCTCACCTTCGACCGACCGGTGCTGGACGGCATCAGCCTGAACGCGCGCCGAGGAGAGACCCTTCTGGTGCTGGGGGAGTCGGGCACCGGCAAGTCCACGATCCTGAAGCTCATCCTCCGTCAGTTGCTCCCTGACCGAGGTCGTATCTCCGTATTTGGCAAAGAGATTACCGATCTGAGCTTTGAAGAAGCCTTAGATCTTCGGAGACGCATCGGCATGGTCTTCCAGCACGCGGCTCTGTTCGACTCGATGTCGGTCTACGAGAACGTCGCCTATCCTCTCAGGGAGAACACCGATCTGGACGAGGAGCGGATCGTCGAGACCGTGCGCCAGCGGCTCGATTTCGTGGACCTGGACCCCGATCAGGTCATGGCCCAGTTGCCCAGCGCGCTGTCCGGTGGCATGCAGAGGCGGGTCGGCATCGCCCGGGCCATCGCGACCGACCCCGAGCTGGTCCTGTACGACGAACCCGTGTCCGGGCTCGACCCGCTCACCGTGGGGACGATCAACAAGCTGATTCGAAAGCTGCAGCGCGAGTTGGGAGTCACCTCGATCCTGGTCAGCCACGACATCCGGGCGGGATTCAGGGTGGCGTCGCGGGTGAACCTGCTGCGCGACGGTCGCATCGCCTTCCGGGGCTCGCCCGAAGAGATGGTCGCCGCGGACGATCCCTACATCAACGCGTTCCTGAGCTGA
- a CDS encoding ABC transporter permease encodes MAKHTEPTDPRTPDGMIADAVDGILFGIARGVQRYAILGARALRFMFARPFYARDVIIQMDKIGFGSLPIVTLTGLFTGMVLALQSSVELARFGADVFLGNLVGASMIRELGPVLASLMVASRAGSGIAAEIGSMRVTEQIDALRSFGTDPIKKLVTPRLLAALVVMPLLAIVCDAVGIFGGMLVAVFSIGVPPDAYLRGVWSTLAESGFVMFIVPRDFVGGLLKPLVFGGIIALTGCFYGLYTTGGTEGVGRATTRAVVTASVLILAVDYLLTQTLLAVLPPLG; translated from the coding sequence GTGGCAAAACATACCGAACCCACCGATCCCCGCACGCCCGACGGCATGATCGCGGACGCCGTAGACGGGATCTTGTTCGGCATAGCTCGTGGCGTACAGCGATACGCCATTCTCGGGGCAAGAGCTCTGCGTTTCATGTTCGCGCGCCCGTTCTACGCGCGAGACGTCATCATCCAGATGGACAAGATCGGCTTCGGGTCGCTGCCCATCGTCACCCTCACCGGGCTCTTCACGGGCATGGTGCTGGCCCTGCAGAGCTCCGTCGAGCTGGCCCGCTTCGGCGCGGACGTGTTCCTGGGCAACCTCGTCGGGGCCTCCATGATCCGCGAGCTGGGACCCGTCCTCGCCTCGCTCATGGTGGCGAGCCGCGCGGGCTCCGGCATCGCGGCGGAAATCGGGTCCATGCGGGTGACCGAGCAGATCGACGCGTTGCGCTCATTCGGCACCGATCCGATCAAGAAGCTCGTGACCCCCAGGCTGCTGGCGGCGCTGGTGGTCATGCCGCTGCTGGCGATCGTGTGCGACGCGGTCGGCATCTTCGGCGGCATGCTCGTGGCCGTGTTCTCCATCGGAGTGCCGCCGGACGCCTACCTGCGAGGCGTCTGGTCCACGCTGGCGGAGTCCGGCTTCGTGATGTTCATCGTGCCGCGCGACTTCGTGGGCGGGCTCCTCAAGCCGCTCGTGTTCGGCGGGATCATCGCGCTCACCGGCTGCTTCTACGGCCTGTACACGACCGGCGGCACCGAGGGCGTTGGGCGCGCCACGACCAGGGCCGTCGTAACCGCATCCGTGCTGATCCTGGCGGTCGATTACCTCCTTACGCAGACCCTGCTCGCGGTCCTGCCGCCGCTCGGCTGA
- a CDS encoding PfkB family carbohydrate kinase, which translates to MPHPPSDLVRDFERRAPEVRVLVVGDAMLDVYLDGSASRISPEAPVPVVRVEGERRALGGAANVAANVKALGAACALVACVGRDAEGDALLEELARAGVEAGGVERSSDRPTSVKTRVLVRGQQVARYDRETHDELTPAAAGAVIDALERTAGPVHAVAIEDYDKGVMTGAVVAAALSFARARSIPVVVDPKARGFFAYAGATVFKPNRSELEAALREPVRASDAGWLAGVLRRLECDALVITLGEDGMVFVEAGGDVQEIPTVARSVFDVSGAGDTVTAVLATALGAGFGVREAATLANQAAGVQVGKSGVATVSAREIARAADRGARAASTAPGEEFPEDNI; encoded by the coding sequence ATGCCGCACCCCCCGAGCGATCTGGTAAGAGACTTCGAACGCCGCGCCCCCGAGGTGCGGGTACTCGTGGTGGGCGACGCGATGCTGGATGTCTATCTGGACGGCAGCGCGTCGCGCATCTCCCCCGAGGCGCCGGTCCCGGTCGTGCGCGTCGAGGGAGAGCGTAGGGCGCTCGGAGGCGCGGCCAACGTGGCGGCCAACGTCAAGGCGCTGGGCGCCGCGTGCGCGTTGGTAGCGTGCGTGGGCCGAGACGCCGAGGGGGACGCCCTCCTGGAGGAGTTGGCGCGCGCCGGAGTCGAGGCGGGCGGCGTGGAGCGCTCTTCGGACCGCCCCACGAGCGTCAAGACGAGGGTCCTTGTCCGGGGCCAGCAAGTGGCGCGCTACGACCGCGAAACCCACGACGAGTTGACGCCCGCGGCGGCCGGCGCGGTGATCGACGCGCTCGAGCGCACCGCCGGCCCGGTCCACGCGGTCGCGATCGAGGACTACGACAAGGGCGTCATGACCGGAGCCGTCGTCGCGGCCGCGCTATCGTTCGCCCGCGCGCGGTCGATACCGGTGGTGGTGGATCCGAAGGCGCGCGGCTTCTTCGCCTACGCCGGAGCCACCGTGTTCAAACCCAATCGATCCGAGCTGGAGGCGGCGCTTCGGGAGCCGGTGCGGGCGTCCGACGCGGGCTGGCTCGCGGGCGTCCTACGGCGCCTGGAGTGCGACGCGCTGGTCATCACGCTGGGCGAGGACGGCATGGTCTTCGTCGAGGCAGGCGGCGACGTGCAGGAGATCCCCACGGTGGCTCGCTCCGTGTTCGACGTATCCGGCGCGGGCGACACGGTGACCGCGGTCCTGGCCACGGCCCTCGGGGCCGGCTTCGGGGTACGCGAGGCGGCGACCTTGGCGAACCAGGCCGCCGGCGTCCAGGTGGGGAAGTCGGGGGTAGCCACGGTCAGCGCGCGGGAGATCGCGCGCGCCGCCGACAGAGGAGCCCGAGCGGCGTCCACCGCGCCCGGCGAGGAATTCCCCGAGGACAACATATGA
- a CDS encoding RidA family protein — protein sequence MSGLGRVETNDAPAAIGPYSQGIIAGDFLYTAGQIPLDPGTMEMVGADISEQTERALRNLAGVLAAGGSSMDRVVKTTVFLADMGDFAAMNEVYARHFGVHRPARSALEAAALPKGALVEIEAVARRG from the coding sequence ATGAGCGGACTTGGACGTGTTGAGACGAACGATGCTCCCGCCGCGATCGGCCCGTACAGTCAGGGCATCATCGCGGGGGATTTCCTATATACCGCCGGACAGATTCCCCTCGATCCCGGCACCATGGAGATGGTGGGCGCGGACATCTCCGAGCAGACGGAACGGGCGTTGCGGAACCTGGCCGGGGTACTCGCCGCGGGCGGGTCGTCCATGGATCGCGTCGTGAAGACGACGGTGTTCCTGGCCGACATGGGGGATTTCGCAGCCATGAACGAGGTGTACGCGCGGCATTTCGGTGTCCACCGGCCGGCTCGCTCTGCGCTAGAGGCGGCCGCTCTTCCCAAGGGCGCGCTCGTAGAGATCGAAGCCGTGGCCCGGAGGGGCTGA
- a CDS encoding NifU family protein gives MITLTDRARARLTLLIDQLDDDACLRLSHAGGSPLAPDYDLAIVDLASRTESDRLVDAEGISVLLGEDSGAALTVDFVDGQEASGFQVRRTAAAGVAGAGTLAERVQRVIDERVNPGVAAHGGKITLHEVRDDVALIEMSGGCQGCTLSQMTLRRGVERMIREAVPEILGVHDVTDHTSGDNPFYTA, from the coding sequence ATGATCACGCTTACTGACAGAGCGCGCGCGCGGCTCACCCTGCTCATCGATCAGCTCGACGACGACGCGTGCCTGAGGCTCTCGCACGCCGGCGGCAGCCCACTGGCCCCCGACTACGACCTGGCCATAGTGGACCTCGCCTCTCGTACCGAATCGGATCGCCTGGTGGACGCCGAGGGCATCTCCGTCCTGCTCGGCGAGGATAGCGGCGCGGCGCTGACCGTGGACTTCGTCGACGGGCAGGAGGCGTCCGGATTCCAGGTCCGCCGAACCGCTGCGGCGGGCGTCGCCGGAGCCGGCACCCTCGCCGAGCGCGTACAACGCGTGATCGACGAGCGGGTCAACCCCGGCGTCGCCGCTCACGGCGGCAAGATCACGCTGCACGAGGTTCGGGATGACGTCGCGCTCATAGAAATGTCGGGCGGGTGTCAGGGCTGCACGCTGTCCCAGATGACGCTCCGGCGCGGGGTGGAGCGCATGATCCGGGAGGCCGTGCCTGAGATCCTGGGGGTTCACGACGTCACCGATCACACCAGCGGCGACAATCCTTTCTACACGGCCTGA